From the genome of Peptoniphilus sp. ING2-D1G:
TACCAGTATGCTCTTACCTTGAACAGCCAAATCTATTGCTTTCATACATCTTGATTTATCAGTCTTTAAGAATTTTGAAAGATCCTCTATAGTCTTACAATCGGGAGTGTGTACTTCTTTTAATTGGGCTGGTTCTTCTCTCTTGGGAAGTTTGTAAATAACCTTCGCCTTTTCTTCTGTTGCTGCGTACTTTCCATTTTCTGAATAAGCTATTACTCCCTCTCCCGTTTCCGCCAAGGCGATGAATTCATGGCTCTTGTTTCCTCCCATGGCTCCGCTGTCGCCTTCTACAATTTTATAATCCAACTCCATCCTGTCGAATATCTTTTCATAGGCTTCATACATTTCATAGTAGGAATTTTGCATTCCTTCAGGATCGCGATCAAAACTGTAAGCGTCCTTCATGGAAAATTCCCTTGTTCTGTTTATCCCGAATCTGGGTCTTTTTTCATCTCGATACTTCGTCTGAATTTGGTACAAATTCAAAGGAAGTTGCTTGTAAGATTTCACCTCGTCTTTTATCAGCGTAGTGAAATATTCTTCAGCTGTCGGTCCGAGACAAAACTCTCTTTCATGCCTGTCTTTTAGCTTAAACATCTCCGGGCCGAATTTTTCCCATCTTCCGCTGGCATCCCAAATTTCTCTTGGTTGAATTGCACTCATCAGAATTTCTTGAGAACCTGCACGATCCATCTCTTCCCTTACAATGTTTTCAACTTTTCTTACAACTCTATATCCCAGAGGCAGATAAGTATATACACCGCTGGCAGATTTTCTAATAAATGCTCCTCTTAAAAGCAGTTTGTGAGATGCTATTTCCGCATCAGCCGGGGCTTCTTTAAGCGTCGGCATATATAATTTCGATAATCTCATATATTCCTCCGTTATTTACAATTTGCGTTACTATTATATATTTAAAAGTCAAAGCTTTCAAGGTTTTTACAATATTGTTGTTCTCTATAATAAATATTTCTTAAAATAATGTAGTCTTTATGTTAAAATATTATTTTAGAATACAAGTAGAAGGGAGAGTAGTTAAGATGGACAACAGATCCATTGGAATTTTTGATAGCGGAGTCGGCGGGCTAAGCGTGCTAAACAGACTGGTAAAACTACTTCCGAACGAAAAATATGTATACATAGGCGACACCTTTAGAATGCCCTATGGTGTAAAAAGTGTCGATGTGATAAGAGAATATTCCAAAAAATCCATAGAATTTATATCCAAAGAAAATTTAAAGGCGGTGGTAATAGCCTGCAATACAGTTAGCTCCTGCGGTCTTCAAAATCTCTACGACAATTTTGATTTTCCTATAATAGATGTGATAACTCCCGGCTCGGTAGATGCAGTGTGTGTGACTGTGAATGGAAAAATAGCTGTTACCGGAACAAATGCCACAATCAACAGCGGTTTATATAAAAAATACATCAACGACATCAACCCTGATATTGAAGTGCGCTCCATAGCTTTTACAGACTTAGTACCGGCTATTGAAGGAGGACACAGTCTTGATGAAATCGGCAAAAAAATTATCGAAAAATATATAGATGATTTCGGAGACTTCGATTACGATACCCTGGTCTTCGGCTGTACTCACTATCCTCTTGCAAAGTCCAACTTCAAAAAAATATTTCAAGAAAGAAACAAAAACGTATTTTTAGTCGATCCGGCTCACAACACAGCTCTTAAATTAAGAGAAACTCTGGAACAACTAAACGCATTCTCCGATTTCAAAGAAGGCAGCATAAAATTCTTTACCACATCCGAACCCGAAAGATTTAAAAAACTTGCAATAGAACACACAAAACTGAAAAAAGAATATATTAACCCGGTAATGGTTGATTTAGATGAAGAACTTAAAAAGAGGTAAATACCTCTTTTTTTATACTTTTATAAAAAAACACCCCTTCTATTTTTAAATATCATCTATTAAAAGACAAATAGAAAAACGTTTTCTTTCTAATTTTTCAAATTTAAAAATTAATTTATTTAGTGAAATATTAGGCCGTTGATTGACTTTTAAGGTTTATGCTTAATTATAGATATCCATAAAATGAAAACGAATGTATATAAATTATAAATAATACTGCGATTAAGTATTCTTAAAAATCAATTTCTATGTAGGCATACATGTGGTTATTAAGCTATATGAAAACATCATGTGTATAAATTTGTGACGAAAATTATTTATTGGGGAGATGATGAAACAATTAAAAAAACATT
Proteins encoded in this window:
- the murI gene encoding glutamate racemase (Aspartate racemase (EC) and glutamate racemase (EC) are two evolutionary related bacterial enzymes that do not seem to require a cofactor for their activity [PUBMED:8385993]. Glutamate racemase, which interconverts L-glutamate into D-glutamate, is required for the biosynthesis of peptidoglycan and some peptide-based antibiotics such as gramicidin S. In addition to characterised aspartate and glutamate racemases, this family also includes a hypothetical protein from Erwinia carotovora and one from Escherichia coli (ygeA); High confidence in function and specificity) yields the protein MDNRSIGIFDSGVGGLSVLNRLVKLLPNEKYVYIGDTFRMPYGVKSVDVIREYSKKSIEFISKENLKAVVIACNTVSSCGLQNLYDNFDFPIIDVITPGSVDAVCVTVNGKIAVTGTNATINSGLYKKYINDINPDIEVRSIAFTDLVPAIEGGHSLDEIGKKIIEKYIDDFGDFDYDTLVFGCTHYPLAKSNFKKIFQERNKNVFLVDPAHNTALKLRETLEQLNAFSDFKEGSIKFFTTSEPERFKKLAIEHTKLKKEYINPVMVDLDEELKKR